From the genome of Streptomyces sp. NBC_00659, one region includes:
- a CDS encoding DUF5925 domain-containing protein, with protein MSANPHDALPIRLNVDDSDSPSDVVDALFLGRFATGEQPHSHAANIDRVRSGATLLPPGARVLRSARDDDRSATLAEGDGWTLLVSRWNRGADVTVTATSVELAEKVLKQATDGAADEPEPQPENVTMGFWYVSPRRGPHRTTRQISAGTWEEIRPNYTAPVADAMDHLMKTTPEGIAGRLLLLHGPPGTGKTSALRTLARSWRDWCQVDCVLDPERLFSDVGYLMDIAIGEEDGTGKGRWRLLLLEDCDELIRGEAKHTAGQALSRLLNLTDGLLGQGRNVLVGVTTNEDLERLHPAVVRPGRCLARIEVGPLTRREAVGWLGTEEGVSREGATLAELYALRRGTTPTSVPDQREGADAGLYL; from the coding sequence ATGTCTGCGAACCCACACGACGCTCTGCCGATCAGGCTCAACGTCGACGACAGCGACTCGCCGTCGGACGTCGTCGACGCGCTGTTCCTCGGCCGCTTCGCGACGGGCGAGCAGCCGCACTCGCACGCGGCGAACATCGACCGCGTACGGTCCGGGGCCACTCTGCTCCCGCCGGGCGCCCGGGTGCTGCGCTCCGCGCGCGACGACGACCGCAGCGCCACCCTCGCCGAGGGCGACGGCTGGACCCTGCTGGTGTCCCGCTGGAACCGCGGTGCCGACGTCACGGTGACCGCGACCAGCGTCGAGCTCGCCGAGAAGGTGCTGAAGCAGGCCACGGACGGCGCGGCGGACGAACCCGAACCGCAGCCGGAGAACGTCACGATGGGCTTCTGGTACGTGTCGCCGCGCCGGGGACCGCACCGCACGACCCGGCAGATCTCCGCGGGCACCTGGGAGGAGATCCGCCCCAACTACACGGCGCCGGTGGCGGACGCCATGGACCACCTGATGAAGACGACCCCGGAGGGCATCGCGGGCCGGCTGCTGCTGCTCCACGGGCCGCCCGGCACCGGCAAGACCTCCGCCCTGCGCACGCTGGCCCGTTCCTGGCGCGACTGGTGCCAGGTGGACTGCGTGCTGGACCCCGAACGCCTCTTCTCCGACGTCGGCTATCTGATGGACATCGCGATCGGCGAGGAGGACGGCACCGGCAAGGGCCGCTGGCGGCTCCTCCTGCTGGAGGACTGCGACGAACTGATCCGCGGCGAGGCGAAGCACACGGCGGGCCAGGCCCTGTCCCGGCTGCTCAACCTCACCGACGGACTGCTCGGCCAGGGCCGCAACGTCCTCGTGGGCGTCACGACCAACGAGGACCTGGAGCGCCTCCACCCCGCCGTCGTCCGCCCCGGCCGCTGCCTCGCCCGCATCGAGGTCGGGCCGCTCACCCGCCGCGAGGCGGTGGGCTGGCTGGGCACCGAGGAAGGCGTCTCGCGCGAGGGTGCGACCCTCGCGGAGCTGTACGCGCTGCGCCGCGGGACGACCCCGACATCCGTCCCGGACCAACGCGAGGGCGCGGACGCGGGGCTGTACCTGTAA
- a CDS encoding SGNH/GDSL hydrolase family protein: protein MRRPRFSAYMTSLLLAVGLALTGAAAAQAQTAAATGYVALGDSYSSGVGAGSYISSSGSCNRSTKAYPYLWNAAHSPSSFDFTACSGARTGDVLANQLGPLSSSTGLVSITIGGNDAGFSDVMTTCVLQSESNCLARIATAKAYVDSTLPGKLDSVYSAISAKAPAGHVVVIGYPRFYKLNGSCLTGLSENERSAINGAADYLDSAISARAGAHGFTFADVRGTFTGHEICSGSAWLHSLNWLDIGVSYHPTASGHSGGYLPAFSGAV from the coding sequence ATGAGACGTCCCAGATTTTCGGCATACATGACCTCACTCCTCCTGGCCGTCGGCCTCGCCCTCACCGGGGCGGCCGCGGCGCAGGCGCAAACCGCGGCCGCCACCGGCTATGTGGCGCTCGGTGACTCCTATTCCTCCGGCGTCGGCGCGGGCAGCTACATCAGCTCGAGCGGCTCCTGCAACCGCAGCACGAAGGCGTACCCCTATCTCTGGAACGCCGCGCATTCACCCTCGTCGTTCGACTTCACCGCCTGCTCGGGCGCTCGTACGGGTGATGTCCTGGCGAACCAGCTCGGCCCGCTCAGCTCCTCCACGGGCCTCGTCTCGATCACCATCGGCGGCAACGACGCCGGCTTCTCGGACGTCATGACGACCTGCGTCCTGCAGTCCGAGAGCAACTGCCTCGCACGCATCGCCACGGCGAAGGCGTACGTCGACTCCACGCTCCCCGGCAAGCTCGACTCGGTCTACTCGGCGATCAGCGCGAAAGCCCCGGCCGGGCATGTGGTCGTCATCGGCTACCCCCGCTTCTACAAGCTCAACGGCAGCTGCCTGACCGGACTTTCGGAGAACGAACGGTCCGCCATCAACGGCGCCGCCGACTATCTGGACAGCGCGATCTCCGCTCGCGCCGGCGCACACGGCTTCACGTTCGCCGACGTCAGGGGCACCTTCACCGGCCACGAGATCTGCTCCGGCAGCGCTTGGCTGCACAGCCTGAACTGGCTCGACATCGGCGTGTCGTACCACCCGACCGCGAGCGGCCACTCCGGCGGCTACCTGCCGGCCTTCTCCGGAGCCGTCTGA